GCAACTGCCAACGGCAACGATGCTAACGCCAATGGCAACGACGATAACGCCAATGGCAACGGCAACGACGATAATGCCAATGCCAATGGCAACGATGCCAATGCCAATGGCAACGACGATAACGCCAACAACGCCAATGGCAACGACGATAATGCCAATGCCAATGGCAACGACGATAATGCCAATGCCAACGGCAACGACGATAATGCCAACAACGCCAATGGCAACGACGATAATAGCAACGACAACACGACTGCCACGCCACCGACCGAGATCGAGTTCAGCGGCACAGTGCGCGCGGTCGGTGCTGGCGCGCTAACCGTAGGCAAACGCACGGTAGCGATCTCGTCGGCTACCGAGATCAAAGGCCGCATCACCGTGGGCGCGATCGTCAAAGTACACGCGGTTGTAACGGCGGGTGGCACGTTGACCGCGCGCGAGATCCGTCTGCTGGCGGCAGCGGCCCCGCCCACACCTACTGCCGGCAACAGCAACGACGCGAATGCGAACGGCAACGACGATCACGGCGGCGATAGCAACAGCAACGACGCGAATGCGAACGGCAACGACGATCACGGCGGCGACAGCAACAGCAACGACGCGAATGCGAACGGCAACGACGATCACGGCGGCGATAGCAACAGCAACGACGCGAATGCGAACGGCAACGACGATCACGGCGGCGACAGCAACAGCAATGACGCGAATGCGAACGGCAACGACGATCACGGCGGCGACAGCAACAGCAATGATGCGAATGCGAACGGCAACGACGACCACGGCGGCGACAGCAACAGCAACGACGCGAATGCGAACGGCAACGACGACCACGGCGGCGATAATGGCGGTGGCGGCGACGACCACGGCGGCGATAATGGCGGTGGCGGCGACGGCGGTGACCATAAATAAGCGCAGACCGAACTGATGGTAGAATAGGCCCGGCGCGCTGTTGTGGCGTGCCGGGCCTCGCGCGAATATTTCTAATCGTGGCACAGCATCGATACTTAGAACGGCGAGCCTGATCACTGTCGAAAGATCGTAAACGTGCTGGATGAAGCAGCGCTGCTCAAGCGCGCACGACAACTCGATACTGATGCACTGGCCCAGATCCACGATATATATTACGGGCCACTGTTCCGCTACATCGCCTTTCGCGTGAGCGACCGCGATATAGCAGAAGATCTGACGAGCGAGGTGTTCACGCGCTTTCTGAGTGCGCTGCGCAAGCCAACCTCGCCCGATACGACGCTGCGCGGCTGGCTCTACGCTGTCGCGTCGAATGTCGTCAGCGACCATATGCGCAGGCGCTATCGTGCCCCGCAGGTCGAGCTAGATGAGGCGATTGTCAGCCACGCGGCCGGGCCGGCCGAACTGGCCGAGGCAGCCGCGACACGCGCCGACCTGCGCGAGGCGATGACATTCTTGACCGAGGAGCAGCAACACG
The sequence above is drawn from the Candidatus Kouleothrix ribensis genome and encodes:
- a CDS encoding sigma-70 family RNA polymerase sigma factor: MLDEAALLKRARQLDTDALAQIHDIYYGPLFRYIAFRVSDRDIAEDLTSEVFTRFLSALRKPTSPDTTLRGWLYAVASNVVSDHMRRRYRAPQVELDEAIVSHAAGPAELAEAAATRADLREAMTFLTEEQQHVIALRFDRELPIQEVARAIGKTEGAVKQLQARAIAALARKLMPGTVE